Genomic segment of Mucilaginibacter sabulilitoris:
GATTCATATTTTGAGAATCATACCCAAACGTGGCCATCCCTGCAACCAGGCTATCAGTGCCTGTGAATAATGAACCATCAGGATTAAAGATGCGTGTTTGCAGTTTCTTCAGGTTAAGAGCATTCAGCCGGGCCCGCTCAATGTTAGTACGATTAACGACTTTTATTTCGTGCTGGTTGTCGATGGTATCAGATACAACACGCTCGGTAGTAGTATAGGGGATGAAATTGGCAATTGTAGCTGTGATCTTTGTATTAGGCGTAATGATATCAGGGAAATTAACCGGATATGAGACACTGGTAACCCGGATCATGGCATCAATGCCCAGAGCGTCATCCACTACCCTGATCTGATCGCCAGGCTCCAACATGATCCCGTTAAATTTGGCATACAACGGATCCAGCTCGAGGTTATACAATACCCTCGGCACGCTATTTTCATCCAGCCAGGTTTGCGTAGCTGCCTGCAGTTTGTCTTCAGCCGCTTGTACAGCTTCATCTGGTAGGTACATATCAAATAAAGTGTACGTATCCCCCACAACGGCCTGTATCTCGGCACTGGGCAGGTTATTCCCGGCCGCATCGGTTGCTACCTTTAACTTTATTACCTTACTGGTATTATCATAAGTGACAATCTCAAACTCCTGCCCCTGTAACTGTCCTGAGGTAAAGGATACCTTAGGAGTGTCAGGGGAAAAGTATGTGTTGAGATTGAATGTTAGTCCACTATCAGTTATGGTAAAAGTCGCAGCATCCGGATCAAAGGCACTTACAGCGGATACATTTCCGGCAATAGTTGGATATATGTCCTCATTAACATAGTCGCCTTCTTTAACACGGTACAGGTCGGTGTTTTTATCCAGGTAATACCCATCAAACATTAATTCAGTGGCTCCATCCCTGTAGTTTTTAGGCAGGTTGCGAGAACTACCATACCCAAAAGCCCGGGTCACTATATTTTCATCGTTCTGATATTGGTAGCCCAATGAGTAAAGCCCTTTACCCCGGCCATACTGAAAGACCAGTGTTGTGACGTTACCTGCCTGCTTAACGAAATTGATTTCCTTGCCTGTCCCACTGAGATACCATTCACATGAAAATGCCTCAGCTATGGCATCCAAAGCGGTCCTGCAATCATGCTTATCAAACTCAACTGTTTTTAACCCCAGATCATCGCATATACCTACCGACCATCCCGAATCAATTTCGTTGATATTGGATACGACAAGTAAGCACAATTCTGATAAATCTCCGTAGAATGAAAAGGTTTTATTATTTAAATGTTTGAATTTCTTATCGTATAACCTGTATAGATCTGATTCAAAAGTTATGTTATAAGTGTATTTCAGGCCCGAAACATCGCCCGTCACTTGTGGGCTGGGAATGGTATTAACAGTGTACTTTCTACCCCGGTATAAAATGTATGCTCCGATTGGGCAATAAAGTGTGCCAGGCAATTCAATCTGTGATGGTATCTCATCCTCTGCCATCAGAGCACGATTGACCAACAGATCATCATACACCGGTAGTTGGGAAATTACCTCATCGTTGAAATATATGGGGGTGTACATTATTTTAACCTCGTTGCGTAAAGTTTAGCCATCTTAGTAGCGCCTGCGGGCGTTGTCGGGTGGATGCCGTCTACCGTATTGGTTGTGTTATTTAAAGGGTGAAAACCTAAATCAGAAATTTGATCGATACACTCTATCGAATAATGTTGAAATATCGACTTGATCAAGTCGTTACGGTTTTTAAACTCGGTATAAATAGATGAGGTATAATCAGATGTCCCGGTATAATAAGGCGTTATCCCTATTATTTTTGTTGTTGGGTTTGCAGTAATTAATTGTTTCAACAAGCCCTTATATGCGGAAGCGAAAGTAGGTAGCGATGGGTCTGTTGACGCCAATTCGCCTCCGGTGTATTCTGGGTCATCAATAGTTCCTAAACCTGTTCTGCCGTCATTTTGACCACCCATTATCAATATAACATCCGGATTATAGTAATGAGCATCCAATGACCGGACATAAATGCTCATGCCTGGCCCTTGACCGGTAACATAACCACCAGCGCCATCGCTCACAACTTTTGGTACTATAGTAGAGCCGCCTAAGCCCATACGGGCATGCCCGCCGGTTCCTGCCTGCGTTTCAGTAATGCTCCATACCATACCGGTTAATCCAACCAAAATAGGCTGATATACAGAATTGTTGGTTATGCTATCGCCAATCGTTACCAGCTTCATGCCATAATACTTCATGAAGCCCTGCACATAGGTTTTCAATGCGTAGTTAACTAAATCAGCATCGGTAACAGCTTTTACCTTAGCATCATTTACAGACACCAAGTTTTTATTAATCGTTGGTGCGACATACGCAACCCACGGTTTGGCGGTGGTACCATAATTGACCATTAGATTAGCGCCTGCATCGGTCGGCGTGTCGGTATCAATTGTAGGATGGCGATAGAGGCAATAAAACCAATAGGCGGTTGCTGGGATGGCAATTGCAGATGCTGATTCAGTATTTATATTACCAAACGTTAATAATGTGTTACTTACATCGTAAAACGCCCATCGGTAAGCCGCTGTACCTAAATGTTGAAATCCGGTTAGCTTTATATTCCCTTTTATTGGGTCAACATGAAGTTTCATGGTTCTCGCATTTAAAGAAGTTGATGCGGCGGGGTAAACGGCAATTGCGCCAGTAGATGAAACAGAAGTGTCGTGTAAATAATCTGCCAAATTAAAAAGCTGATCGTTTGCATAAACAGTATCAGTCGTATATACAACCTTGTCAGTCCCTAAATACGCAACAAGCCTTTCACTCCATTTAGTAGAGGTACCGGGCACATCGGTTGAAATGGCTGCGGAATTTGCTACCCAATCTTTTCCAAGATAGTTTACCTGCTCCCCTAAACTGTATGTGCCTGCAACCCAAGGCACTATTTTATTATTATTGACCGGGAGTGTTATTTCCTGATATGAAGGGATCCAATAAGTGCCATTCCAAGTCCCTTTTGCATTAATGATCACGTTACCCAATGAGGGCGAAGGAATTACTATCCCAGTACCGGATACTCCATGAAGATTTGTATAAGTACCGCTAGGTGAGCTGCCCACTCCGGTACCTATTAATTCAACGCTCTGATTAAGCAAAGGACCTATAGGCGCTGTATCTGTAGTCTTGAACGAACCTATGCTGTTACGGACAATATTATCCAATGGAAACTGGGCATCCTCCCCCCCCGCTGTCAAGCCCACTATTTTTGCACCTGTTAAGTTTGTAATAGGAGGTAAATCATCAAACTTCTGTGTTTTGGCCATTATTTTATATAATTTTTATTGTCTTGTGTTAAAAAATACTTACCGTTATACCCTATGTAATAAGTCAAACCACCGCCACCACCATCATCCTTATAAGGAGCATCTTGTAATACTTCATCGAACTCCATTGATACCTGTGTTACAATCTGCCGATCGTCCAATGAGGTTAAACGGGTCCATTTAATAGTTCCAGGCTTCAGTCTTGCATTCACCTTGATATCCTGTTCGGTATCTTCAAAGGTTACGTAGTTCTGGTATATGATATCCTGTAGCGCCGACTTGCTGGCTTGGTAGTCCGATAGGTTATCAACCACCATCCATCCAGACATTGAAAATACGCGAGGTGCCAGCGTTGGGGTAGCATCAAGATCATATTCAATAATTCCATCCTCCCAAACATGTGAGAAAACAGGATTGACATCATTAGGTGCCTCAAAGCTGCTGGTAGTTGATCTATCCCCGTTTAGTACGATAGCAACTCCTAAATACAGGTCATATCCGTTTATTCTATCTATCATACCAGCGCTGTGAGCAAATTTACCGTTACCTTAAATGTGGATAGCCAACCCTATCTTACCTTTAACGATTGGAAAGTAAATAATAAAGGGGCTCCATATTTCTATGTGCCCCTTTCCTTGCCTCGCCATATCTGGCCTTGCCATGCCAAACCATGCCCCACCTCACCGTGCCCGACCTGACCACACCAGACCATACCCAGCCTTGCCTCTGTCCCTGCCCTGTCTTGCCCAGCCGTACCTCACCAAGCCTCGCCAAACCCCGACATGCCACACCGAGCCTTGCCTCTCCCCTGGCCTTGAATTTATTATTTTCTTCTTACACTATTAAACATTTGCCTCATTCCGCTTAATTTGACAGAAAGGTCGGATCCTCTGCGTTTAACTTCAGGAGTTAACTCATCCTGTCGAACAAATGTCATTATATTGGTTCCTAATTCTAAAGCTGCCCTTATTTGTTTTTTAGCCAAATCGAAAGCGTATTCCTGTTGCTGCCACGGGTGAAGGAAGTGATACCCTAACCCGCGAACGTTTGCCATGTAAAGTAGATCATTTGTTAAAAGATCTTCACGCAAAGTATCGACCATCCCCATATAATGAAATTGAACCTCCTGATGTGCTTTTAAAAATTCATCCGGGCCGCTGTAATCTGAGAAATCAACAGATTTTATCTTTAACAACGACCTTAATATTTCGTGAGTTATAAGTTGTCCAGGTTGGTAATTTTCAATTAACCACTCCTTGATTCTAGCCCATTCAGGGCTATCTGTTTTTATTTTATCACTCATATCTTTTCTACGCTAAACCTTCCATAACGTGGCCTGTAATCACAAAGACCAACATATAATCCCGCATTATTAACAATCTGATCAACTTCTGATTCGTTTAGCTTTGCCTCATCAAGCATGACCTCAACTTCGATTTCCCATTCTTTGAAAATAGGCCTGGTTCGAATTGTCTTTGATGTACCAATCTTTACCGTACGCATATCTGAATATAACCCAGATTTGTAAAGATCAGAAGGAGACATCTTATGATGTTTAAAAACAAATTTGGCATCATTAGGTATAAGTGCCGCCTGCTTCCATAAAGTGCCCATTTTAAACATTTTTGCGCTTGCCAAGAATGACGCATCCAGGTTTGCCGATGGGATGTAATACCCAATCTCAGAGTCGTGGTACAAACTGGCTTCAAATTCAATCTCACTCATCAGAGCGTGATCATCATCTGTTTTGCTTCTCTTTTTAGTAACCTCTTTCAGCTTCTTAGTAAATGGGTTCAACGGATTTGCAGTTGCATCACTATGCATTAATAATGCAGACGTGCCTGTAATTTTGTAGTTTAAAAGTTTCATTGTGTTTTTTGTTAAACTAAAAAAGCCTTTAGCATTTCCCGGGTGCAATCGGTACTCTGCTAAAAGCTTTAAATTTCGTTATTGAATGCTAATCAAATTGCACCTCGTTAGCAGTTCGATAAAGGTAAAACAATTATTCTATATATTCTCATATTAGAACAAATTATTTTTAATTTATTTTTTGGGGTGATTTTATCCCAATCCTGCCCCTCTCATAGAGGTTCCTTTGGTGTTGTTTTCGATATTCTTGAGAGTGGTTGCTATACCATCGGTATTGTCGGCCCCACGTTTGGTATTTGCAGCTATCTGAACCAACTGAGTTAGCTGATCCCGCCCCTGTAGAAAACAATTGGCATAACTTGCGGCCAGCGCCTTTATCTCATCCCTCACCTGCAATACACCCACTTGGGTGCCGGCTAATACTCCGTAAACCCTGGTTGCTGTATCTTCAGTCAATGCAGCAGCCACCTGTCCCCTGGCAGTTGATGTATCATCGCCGGGTTTGGTGGAAGGGAAATACTGAGAGCTAGCAGCCAAACCTGCGTTATAAGCTGCCGCATCCTGATCAAACTTAGCTTTCCACGTAGAAAAATCAAACTTTTCGATGCTATTACCATTGGCCTTAGCGAATGCTGTCAACTCATCTGTGAACTCCTTAACATCTTTATCGAATATGGCCAGCTTTAAGGAGTTCTTTATAGCGTTACCTATGAATTCATCGAATGACTTATCCATCGCAGCAATTCCATCCTCTCCCGCTTGGAAAGCGCTTGTTAAAGCGTCAGACAAACTGTTGGAAAGGTCTCTGAATGTGCCTTGTATTAAGTTAGCTGAAATAGCCTGGTTAATATCTGCAATTTGATTTGGGATATCAGCTATCTGGTTATTATAATCATCAATCTTACTCTGATCCTTTTTCTTTTTACTGGCCTCAGCATCGCGCATTTGGGTAAGCTTAGCCTGTTGAGCTTGTAAATTCTCAATCTGTGCTTCCTGGTCTGCATAAATGTCATTCCCAGCCGCGTTAGCCACATCCCTATCCAGCTGCTTATAAGCTTGCCCTAATGCATTTAACTCGCGCTGATAGCCGTCAATTTTCTTTTGAAGATCTTTGTCCTTGTGGCTGAATAGAGATATGGCGGAGGTTAAAATATTCACTGCACCAGTAACAATTGAAACCGGATCTTTATCTTTAAGCCCTTTTGCCAGTTCGCCAGCACCTGAAAGTACGCCAGAAATACCTTTTAATGCGTCCTGTAATCCTTGGCCGCCAATCGATAGCTGATCGAAAATGTCACCCAACCCTGATAAACCTCTTGAAGCTGCTTCCGCTCCTGACGCTATTTTATTGTAAACTTCCGCCCTCGCTTTTTCTACCGCAACAGACGCAGCTCCATTCTTGCTTTTATCAGTAGCTTTATCAAACGCGTCCTTAGCTTGTTTGTATCGTTGGATAGATCTTGAAATTCCATTAAATACATTATCTCCTGATATTTGATCCTCCTTTGCGTTAATTTCGGCAATTCTATCAGAATAGAATTGAGCGGTTATTAATTTAGCTTTATATTGTTTCGTATAAATTGCCTTAGCTTCCTCTAAAGAATCGATTGCTTTACCTCTGGTCATAGCATCGATGTTTTCAAGGAGTTTGTCATATCCTGCCTTTTCATCAGCGTTTTGAGCATTTAAATTACGCCTCCGCTCATCACGCTGCAGTTTCAAATTATCAATCTGCTCTTTAGTAGCATCCTTACCCAGCGCGGCAACCTTCCGCTGATAATCAGCCTCAATGCCTAATAATGCCTGTGAAGTGGTTAAAGCTGATTGATAAGCATCGGCATACAGTTCGTCATTCTTTTTCTGAACCAACACTTTTTCATCCGCAATCTCTTTTTCAACCAGTTTTAATTGTAGTTGTGTAGCTCCAGTATCCACATCAGCGCCGCCTTTAGCCTTATCATCTCCGTTGATCAACGCGTTACGCTTGGCCTCCAATGATTGCAAGTATGTCTTATCGGTATCTATAAGGCCTGCATAACGTTTCTTAGCTTCATCCTCGCCTACCTTAGTTTTATAGGCCTCAAAGTCATCATACAGCTTTTTCTGTTCATCCAGGGTAACCTTCAACTTAGCTGTGTCTTGTTTATCAGCAACAGCACGCAATTCGTTGTCCTGGGCCCTAACCAAACCACCGGCATCGACCCGCAACCCCTTCTTTTTATTGACAGGATCATTATTGAAGGCAATGGCCGCCTCCTTCATTTTAGCATATTTATCCTTCACTGATTCAACTTCCTGCTCATCTGCTGACAATTGTTTGTCGGTGCCACGTTTGGTAAGGGCATCGATATCTTTTTGCAGGTCATTACGTGATTTTAAAGCAGCTTTATATTGATTTTCGGCAGTAATTGCTTCTGTATCTTTACCGCCATTTGCAAGCTTTAATTCTTTCTTGAACGCCTTCAGCTGATCCAGATAGGTTTTATACTGAGCACTTGCAACATCAAGCGGCTTCATCAGTTCAGTAACACGTTTAATATCCGCCTTGATGCTATCAACCGTACGGGCAGTATCGGTATTATCAGTATCCTCCGTACCATCGCCTACGATAGTTGCTTGCTGCTTAGTCCCTGGTTTCGGTTTATTTACAGCTTCATAGTAATCCAATACGGCCTTTTGAGCTTTGGTTAACTCTCCTCCTAATGCGCGTATTGCCTTTGCAGCCGCGTAAGCTTGTCCAGATAACTGAGTAACTCTATCCTTTGCTTTTTGCTTAGCCTCCGCATCGCTATCGCCTCCTGAAAAAGAATCAAAAAACCTATCAATTGCATTTTGTTGTAATTTTGCAGCTCTTTCGGCGGCGGCCTTTACTTGGGGTAAATATTTCTGTGCCTGATCAAATTGCTCGTTAGCTCCTTTTAAGGCAGACCGGTTCTGTAACTCCAACAAATCTCTTTGGGCCTTAGTTAATTCCTGAACTTTACCTCGGTTGATATCTATTGCGTTACCGTAATTATCGAATTTATTTACAATGCCAGGCAAAAGGTCGCCTAACTGAGCTGTTACATCCCGAAGTTCGGCCTGCTCATCTTTATTCAACACCGTAAATCTTTTCAATTGATCATACCGGCTCAGTAGAGGCTTCAGCGAGTTATTTAGATCATCAAATTTCTGTTTACTTATGCCGTATGCATCGGATAAATGATCAGCAGCGGTTTTATTCTCAAGCAGATTGCTTAAAATATCTGCCAGTGCACGGGATGCTCCTGAATTAGCAAAGGCATTAGCAAACTTGTTCCCGATTTTGTCAATTACAGCTCCAAGACTATTATTGGCCAATTCAAAGTTGTGGGCTACGCTCGTACCATCTTCATAACCTTTGTTGGCAATGGCTGTTTTTTCAGCTAATTGTTCCTGAGCCTCAGAAAGGGATATAACAGTTGACTTTACACGGCCGGCAGTAAGGTGAAGTGTTTGCAAACGATCAGCTGTCTCTGTTTGAGTTGGATTACCAGCTTTTAGACCTTTAAAAAACGCCTCCAATGCAGAATTGGTGTCCGTATTGATAAGCTTAGTAAACTTTTCCAAAGTAAGGGTGCTGTCTGCAAGTTGGGCGATAGCAAAGTACTTATCCCTTTTTGTTGAAAGGTCAGATATCAACCTGGTTACACCTGTTGCCGCAGTTGAGGCCTGAACCCCTGCTTTTGATAAAACAGCACCATATCCCAATATAGTAGGAAGAGAAATTTTTGCAATCTGTGCTATACTCGCTGTCTTTAATGAAAACTCCTGCAAATATTGAACTGTGGCACCCCCATTGTGAGATACTTCCAATATTGAACTACCAACCTTTTTCAACGCCTCCTGCATCGATAATCCTTCTTTCTGTGTGATTTTATACACAGATATGATTTTACCCAAAGCAGTTACTACGGCATCAGCGCCACCAGGGAACTCTTTTTTGAGCACCACGGATAATTCGTCAACTTCCTGAATAAAGCCTAATAAATCATCCTTAGCTACTCCAAGCCGCCCGCCAATAAATCCGATATCCAAAAGGCCCTCTAGGCCGGTACGGGTATTTAGTTTCTTTAACTTTTCTCCTAAGCTGTCAACTTGATCGGCAGATAGCTTCGCGGTACGCTGAACGTCAACAAAGTCGTCAGATAATTCAACATTATGGCTTATAGCTGCTTTTGCTGCTGAAATAGCTGCGGTGAGAAGTGCGATCGGACCTAATCCGCTCAGAATACTATCTTTAACAGATGTGAAGAAAGCCACAGCTGCATTGGCATAGTTACCTACATTACGTCCGAATCTGTTAGTTTTTGCTTCAAGCTCACCAACTTGTACACTTAGCGACTTAACTGTGTTACCGAGCCTTATACCAAATGATGTTTCCCTCTCAGCCTTGGATAGCCTATCGTACTCCGTTGTTAATCGAATCAATGCCGCCCGCCTTTGCTCTAATGAACCTTTGGCATTTAGCATTTCCCTGGCATTATTCTTTAACTCGGCAGTTGATTGTTGCTGCCTGTATTTTTCTTCTGCCAAAGCCTGAGCCAACTGTTTTTTTGTTAGCACATTTGCATTTGTAGCAGATGTTTGATTTTTGGTAGCGTTTACATACGAACTTCCCGCAAGTGATAAACTATTGGTTGAAATGGCCGCTTTAGCGTTCTCAGCGTTTAACTGAGCCCTGGCAACCCTCTCTGCATTGATGGCAGAAGTATAAAGTAGACTGCCTTTTTGCCCCTTTGCATAGGCATCAATCTCAGCTTGGGAGTTAGATATATCAGTAACACGTTTAACCGGATTCTGGGCTGCCTGCTGGGCGGCTAACCTACCGGCAGCTATTTGAGTATTGATTTGTTCGCGTGCCAGTCTTTCATCCCGTAAAGCCTGCATCCTATCGAGCGCGGCGGCCTTATCTGCACGATCGGAGTCTTGTTTGGCTTTAGCCAGGTCAACAACTTGTTGTTTTATTTCAAGTTGTTTTTTCTGATACTCAGTTAATGGTTTTAAAGCAGCGTCATCTCCTTTTGACACTCCATTAGCAGTAACCGTAAGCTGACTAATAAGCTTTTTTAATTCCTCTGCCTTTCTCTTAGCTTCATCAATATTTAATGTAGCTGTGAAATTTAATCCACCTCCCTGTCCGATACTCATTAGTATGATGATTTATTTTTGTGAACTACTTTAATTATTGCATTGTCTGATGCCTTCTGTGTGATCTGGGCGTACTTGTACACATTTACCACAACTTTGCTATTGCCATACGCGGTGACATTCACCACTGCATTATCGAAACAATCGATCATTACGAAAGCGTTATCGTACGCGAATACATTGGCTACTGAGGAGTGTTTAACAAATAATTGTGCAGCAGAGAATGAGCCGTATTGTAACTTTGCTTTACAGGTGCCCAGCAAGACAGTGAAGTCCGCGCCTATTCCGGAAACCTCTTTATCCACGTGTATCCCATACTTCTCCAACACCTTCCCACCCAGCCTCATCAGGTCGGCGTTGGAAGGAAAGTTCTTCTCTAAGCAAAAGTCTATCCCCTTCACGTAAAGCTTCAATAACTCACCCACGCTGTCAGTAGTGCCCACAAGGTCGGCCCATGGCTCACAAATTCCAGCAATACGAGCTTTTTTTAATATGTAGTTTCCTAAGTTTTTCATGTTATGACCAATCTTCAATGTTCATTGATTTTAGTTCTGGTTCTTTATTGTCGTCTGAATCAAAATCAGGTATTGATTTCATGAATAGGGTGAAATTGTCCCAGGTCATGGTGTTTATAAAATCAGGTGGCCATCTGAAATACTTCATTGCGCTACCGATTATACTGTGTGGGAGGCTATCTACTCTCTCCCGTCGTCCGGACTTGTCTTTATTTTTAGAATTTTTGCTACTCCGTTCATTAAGACAATAGAAGTCATAAAAGACTGCATGTTCACGGCTTGTAGGGAAGCGGCCAAAATGTCTTCGATATCATAATTATCAAGGTTTCTTTCAAAGAACTTGATCAATTCAGGGTCCGGTTCCAGATAATTATTTTGAACTGCAGATGCAATGATGTATATCATGGTAGGCAAATGTTCAGGGATATAAGCCATCATTTTAGTGGCATCCTCGAATAGATCAGTGGGCAGTGTAACCGCGGCACCAGCAATACGATACTGGTTAACAACTACTGCCGGCCATATCTCAAATGATCGTTCAGTTTCAGGTTCAGGGATTGGCTCTGGCTTAACGCCTCGTAACTTTTCCCACCTGGTTAGCTTAGGAGGTGCTGCCACAGGCTCAACATATCTTACCGGTATAGTGAATCTGTATAGCTCCTTAGCAGTTAGGACATCAACAGCCTTTGATATAATAGTATTTTTCGTCATTATTGATTTATGGTTATTAAAAAGCCCCGCCTGTTAAGCGAGGCTTTTATTGCTTAATGTAGGTGAAGATTATCCTTCAGGGATAGCAACTGTAAGTTGTACCGAATCTGATGTTTCAACACCTGCGCTATCAAG
This window contains:
- a CDS encoding phage tail protein; protein product: MYTPIYFNDEVISQLPVYDDLLVNRALMAEDEIPSQIELPGTLYCPIGAYILYRGRKYTVNTIPSPQVTGDVSGLKYTYNITFESDLYRLYDKKFKHLNNKTFSFYGDLSELCLLVVSNINEIDSGWSVGICDDLGLKTVEFDKHDCRTALDAIAEAFSCEWYLSGTGKEINFVKQAGNVTTLVFQYGRGKGLYSLGYQYQNDENIVTRAFGYGSSRNLPKNYRDGATELMFDGYYLDKNTDLYRVKEGDYVNEDIYPTIAGNVSAVSAFDPDAATFTITDSGLTFNLNTYFSPDTPKVSFTSGQLQGQEFEIVTYDNTSKVIKLKVATDAAGNNLPSAEIQAVVGDTYTLFDMYLPDEAVQAAEDKLQAATQTWLDENSVPRVLYNLELDPLYAKFNGIMLEPGDQIRVVDDALGIDAMIRVTSVSYPVNFPDIITPNTKITATIANFIPYTTTERVVSDTIDNQHEIKVVNRTNIERARLNALNLKKLQTRIFNPDGSLFTGTDSLVAGMATFGYDSQNMNLNDVVISPNLLGNPNDFKISGGQLIHYIYKIEGLGYIWTLGLNSWTGLDPAKYYYVYAKCSKVAITGTWEISETGVGVNDIPGYFAFNLGILYEVNTDGYRTFQSTKGVTTIVGDQITSGLIQDITGQNYINLTTGQFNMGDADSGIDWDVTNPGFLTIRGGIASKVIQVGSDGVVNARISGVTDAGADSIRFASGPGDEFKVLDNGKMYATDAEISGDITAKSGTIGGVENPSTHVIEGGFSILQNQMAMNLDHGGGNINQVLIGDNVISGVFPNLKATGIFRNVVPNVSSGDGVNSAMVLEASNADTNIALEIVAGDIHFTSLPDRAIGGATYTGKIRAYTDADTGIQYLTIEND
- a CDS encoding SGNH/GDSL hydrolase family protein, whose protein sequence is MAKTQKFDDLPPITNLTGAKIVGLTAGGEDAQFPLDNIVRNSIGSFKTTDTAPIGPLLNQSVELIGTGVGSSPSGTYTNLHGVSGTGIVIPSPSLGNVIINAKGTWNGTYWIPSYQEITLPVNNNKIVPWVAGTYSLGEQVNYLGKDWVANSAAISTDVPGTSTKWSERLVAYLGTDKVVYTTDTVYANDQLFNLADYLHDTSVSSTGAIAVYPAASTSLNARTMKLHVDPIKGNIKLTGFQHLGTAAYRWAFYDVSNTLLTFGNINTESASAIAIPATAYWFYCLYRHPTIDTDTPTDAGANLMVNYGTTAKPWVAYVAPTINKNLVSVNDAKVKAVTDADLVNYALKTYVQGFMKYYGMKLVTIGDSITNNSVYQPILVGLTGMVWSITETQAGTGGHARMGLGGSTIVPKVVSDGAGGYVTGQGPGMSIYVRSLDAHYYNPDVILIMGGQNDGRTGLGTIDDPEYTGGELASTDPSLPTFASAYKGLLKQLITANPTTKIIGITPYYTGTSDYTSSIYTEFKNRNDLIKSIFQHYSIECIDQISDLGFHPLNNTTNTVDGIHPTTPAGATKMAKLYATRLK
- a CDS encoding phage tail tape measure protein, with the protein product MSIGQGGGLNFTATLNIDEAKRKAEELKKLISQLTVTANGVSKGDDAALKPLTEYQKKQLEIKQQVVDLAKAKQDSDRADKAAALDRMQALRDERLAREQINTQIAAGRLAAQQAAQNPVKRVTDISNSQAEIDAYAKGQKGSLLYTSAINAERVARAQLNAENAKAAISTNSLSLAGSSYVNATKNQTSATNANVLTKKQLAQALAEEKYRQQQSTAELKNNAREMLNAKGSLEQRRAALIRLTTEYDRLSKAERETSFGIRLGNTVKSLSVQVGELEAKTNRFGRNVGNYANAAVAFFTSVKDSILSGLGPIALLTAAISAAKAAISHNVELSDDFVDVQRTAKLSADQVDSLGEKLKKLNTRTGLEGLLDIGFIGGRLGVAKDDLLGFIQEVDELSVVLKKEFPGGADAVVTALGKIISVYKITQKEGLSMQEALKKVGSSILEVSHNGGATVQYLQEFSLKTASIAQIAKISLPTILGYGAVLSKAGVQASTAATGVTRLISDLSTKRDKYFAIAQLADSTLTLEKFTKLINTDTNSALEAFFKGLKAGNPTQTETADRLQTLHLTAGRVKSTVISLSEAQEQLAEKTAIANKGYEDGTSVAHNFELANNSLGAVIDKIGNKFANAFANSGASRALADILSNLLENKTAADHLSDAYGISKQKFDDLNNSLKPLLSRYDQLKRFTVLNKDEQAELRDVTAQLGDLLPGIVNKFDNYGNAIDINRGKVQELTKAQRDLLELQNRSALKGANEQFDQAQKYLPQVKAAAERAAKLQQNAIDRFFDSFSGGDSDAEAKQKAKDRVTQLSGQAYAAAKAIRALGGELTKAQKAVLDYYEAVNKPKPGTKQQATIVGDGTEDTDNTDTARTVDSIKADIKRVTELMKPLDVASAQYKTYLDQLKAFKKELKLANGGKDTEAITAENQYKAALKSRNDLQKDIDALTKRGTDKQLSADEQEVESVKDKYAKMKEAAIAFNNDPVNKKKGLRVDAGGLVRAQDNELRAVADKQDTAKLKVTLDEQKKLYDDFEAYKTKVGEDEAKKRYAGLIDTDKTYLQSLEAKRNALINGDDKAKGGADVDTGATQLQLKLVEKEIADEKVLVQKKNDELYADAYQSALTTSQALLGIEADYQRKVAALGKDATKEQIDNLKLQRDERRRNLNAQNADEKAGYDKLLENIDAMTRGKAIDSLEEAKAIYTKQYKAKLITAQFYSDRIAEINAKEDQISGDNVFNGISRSIQRYKQAKDAFDKATDKSKNGAASVAVEKARAEVYNKIASGAEAASRGLSGLGDIFDQLSIGGQGLQDALKGISGVLSGAGELAKGLKDKDPVSIVTGAVNILTSAISLFSHKDKDLQKKIDGYQRELNALGQAYKQLDRDVANAAGNDIYADQEAQIENLQAQQAKLTQMRDAEASKKKKDQSKIDDYNNQIADIPNQIADINQAISANLIQGTFRDLSNSLSDALTSAFQAGEDGIAAMDKSFDEFIGNAIKNSLKLAIFDKDVKEFTDELTAFAKANGNSIEKFDFSTWKAKFDQDAAAYNAGLAASSQYFPSTKPGDDTSTARGQVAAALTEDTATRVYGVLAGTQVGVLQVRDEIKALAASYANCFLQGRDQLTQLVQIAANTKRGADNTDGIATTLKNIENNTKGTSMRGAGLG